The Algoriphagus sp. TR-M9 genome has a window encoding:
- a CDS encoding tRNA-binding protein, whose product MQTIEYKEFGNIELRVGTINRVEIFEKARKPAYKIWVDLGPEIGVKKSSAQVTANYSPQDLLDRQVVCVCNLAPRQIADFMSEILITGFEDEQGAIVLTTVERPVPNGSRLY is encoded by the coding sequence ATGCAAACGATTGAGTACAAAGAATTTGGCAATATAGAATTACGCGTAGGCACCATTAATCGGGTGGAAATATTCGAAAAGGCGCGGAAACCCGCCTATAAAATATGGGTGGACTTGGGACCAGAAATCGGAGTGAAAAAATCCTCTGCGCAGGTTACCGCCAATTATTCACCTCAGGATTTGCTAGACAGGCAAGTAGTCTGCGTTTGTAATTTGGCTCCCCGTCAAATCGCTGATTTTATGTCTGAAATTCTGATTACAGGATTTGAAGACGAGCAGGGAGCCATAGTACTGACCACGGTAGAAAGGCCAGTACCGAATGGCTCTAGGCTGTACTAA